In Halobaculum magnesiiphilum, the following proteins share a genomic window:
- a CDS encoding glucan 1,4-alpha-glucosidase, producing the protein MRLRDALDDHKRNRDHPTRFPGERRTTAGLFSGAGGRLLHVAPDGTLRDFGYPLSGRSGLADSRFALRLDVPPADLDLDDPAVRRTDDGSAVIELVEGDQSYHDSTSLVVTDYETTVGPVRRFDLAVETDGGEAHVTRVAFDDADRADALDASLLVGCTFAPEGRDARVGQLHHEDAIEVFHDRERDFLAGAAGLDVIGGGLPAGPDAVLASEPHERGADALGDRREEDHLGGHVAAATGFLDGAATVATLLTDREETERDAALDDLDALLAEATAGAALSDLAADGDDAVSLPEEVPRGDAAVDDLRVLSLLSAQTGLRIAGPDFDPHYVHSGGYGYTWFRDDAEISGFLLEADRSFDLGLGDWHRRSARAYVDTQLPDGTWPHRVWPRNGALAPGWANARMEAGEDTEYQADQTASVVAFLARLLDSLPADDPLADEVAAAIDDGLDGMIASLADDGRPVACQNAWEDAGGRFTHTVARFLDAFSAVGALGAERFERAVEATDRAALVYDALDDLWVPERGTFAVRERGDGTLDDRLDSATFALADAHRAYAAIGEVDEVRRDRLVSHVDATIDGLYHDPAESEVAGLIRYEGDGWRQRGQGHEKVWTVSTAWGANAAGEVAGLLAEAGDARSDEFARRSVELLDLVGPDGPLTVSGGFLPEQFFDDGTPDSATPLGWPHAIRLATTALLDDLGVPVGRDEDPVPADD; encoded by the coding sequence ATGCGATTACGTGACGCACTCGACGACCACAAACGGAACCGGGATCACCCGACCCGGTTCCCCGGCGAGCGACGCACGACCGCCGGTCTGTTCTCCGGGGCCGGCGGGCGCCTGCTCCACGTCGCGCCCGACGGCACGCTGCGCGACTTCGGCTATCCGCTCTCCGGCAGGTCAGGCCTCGCGGACTCCCGGTTCGCGCTGCGCCTCGACGTCCCGCCGGCCGACCTCGACCTGGACGACCCGGCGGTTCGACGCACCGACGACGGAAGCGCCGTGATCGAACTCGTCGAGGGCGACCAGTCGTACCACGACTCGACATCGCTGGTCGTGACCGACTACGAGACGACCGTCGGGCCGGTCCGCCGGTTCGATCTCGCGGTGGAGACCGACGGAGGCGAGGCGCACGTGACGCGCGTCGCGTTCGACGACGCCGACCGTGCCGACGCACTGGACGCGTCGCTGCTCGTCGGCTGTACGTTCGCGCCCGAGGGGCGGGACGCGAGGGTCGGACAGCTCCATCACGAGGACGCCATCGAGGTGTTTCACGACCGCGAGCGCGATTTCCTCGCGGGCGCCGCCGGCCTCGACGTGATCGGCGGCGGGCTTCCCGCCGGCCCGGACGCCGTCCTCGCATCCGAGCCCCACGAGCGGGGGGCCGACGCGCTCGGCGACCGCCGCGAGGAGGACCACCTCGGCGGCCACGTCGCCGCCGCGACCGGCTTCCTGGACGGTGCCGCGACGGTCGCGACGCTGCTTACCGACCGCGAGGAGACCGAGCGCGACGCCGCGCTCGACGATCTCGACGCCCTCCTCGCCGAGGCGACCGCCGGGGCCGCGCTGTCCGATCTCGCGGCCGACGGCGACGACGCCGTGTCGCTCCCCGAGGAGGTGCCGCGGGGGGACGCCGCCGTCGACGACCTGCGCGTGTTGTCGCTGTTGTCGGCGCAGACGGGGCTGCGCATCGCCGGCCCCGACTTCGACCCTCACTACGTTCACTCGGGCGGGTACGGCTACACCTGGTTCCGCGACGACGCGGAGATATCTGGCTTCCTGCTCGAGGCCGACAGGTCGTTCGACCTCGGCCTCGGCGACTGGCACCGCCGGAGCGCACGCGCGTACGTCGACACGCAGCTCCCCGACGGTACCTGGCCCCACCGCGTGTGGCCCCGCAACGGCGCGCTCGCGCCGGGATGGGCAAACGCCCGGATGGAGGCGGGCGAGGACACCGAGTACCAAGCCGACCAGACAGCAAGCGTCGTCGCGTTCCTGGCGCGGCTGCTCGACAGCCTGCCCGCCGACGATCCGCTCGCCGACGAGGTCGCGGCCGCCATCGACGACGGTCTCGACGGGATGATCGCGTCGCTGGCCGACGACGGGCGTCCGGTCGCCTGTCAGAACGCGTGGGAGGACGCCGGCGGACGGTTCACACACACCGTCGCGCGCTTCCTCGACGCGTTCTCGGCCGTCGGGGCGTTGGGAGCCGAACGGTTCGAACGAGCCGTCGAGGCCACCGACCGCGCCGCGCTTGTGTACGACGCGCTCGACGATCTCTGGGTCCCCGAGCGCGGCACGTTCGCCGTGCGGGAACGCGGCGACGGCACGCTCGACGACCGACTCGACTCGGCGACGTTCGCGCTCGCCGACGCCCACCGGGCGTACGCGGCGATCGGCGAGGTCGACGAGGTCCGTCGCGACCGCCTCGTCTCCCACGTCGACGCGACGATCGACGGGCTGTATCACGATCCCGCCGAGAGCGAGGTCGCCGGGCTGATCCGCTACGAGGGCGACGGCTGGCGCCAGCGCGGGCAGGGCCACGAGAAGGTCTGGACCGTCTCGACGGCGTGGGGCGCCAACGCCGCCGGCGAGGTGGCCGGGCTCCTAGCGGAGGCGGGCGACGCCCGCAGCGACGAGTTCGCCCGGCGATCGGTCGAACTGCTGGATCTGGTCGGTCCGGACGGACCGCTCACAGTTTCCGGCGGGTTCCTTCCCGAGCAGTTCTTCGACGACGGGACGCCCGACAGTGCGACGCCGCTCGGGTGGCCCCACGCGATCCGGCTGGCGACGACGGCGCTGCTCGACGACCTCGGCGTGCCCGTCGGTCGCGACGAGGACCCGGTTCCCGCGGACGACTGA
- a CDS encoding glycoside hydrolase family 15 protein codes for MPTRDTDRAGDRGGDCHGKDDAEDCHGNDDGGRYERDTGPARRRFLAGAAAAGVAGLAGCGGSGDGDAAADATESPEGTTTDTGVAGTATPRPEPDPVELAPFWTTGEKVGVGTAIGDGSGDGSAGTDDDGRVWYTLSRGALTGVRFPRVDLLNVRRLDFLVADGEGYAARTAESDRRSDDDIERTTVPTADDALCYRHEFASDTRAWTLEVEYVADPERDAVVADVSFDAAGEDLALYAVCRPAVTTGTAEDHHARGTAGGDAVLSTTDPSDGGVVRDSDGDGYDVSLAVAADPGFEWATATPVGEPATARLLERGIEAARSREAAGNAALVGRLATGSTEATLALGFAKGGEPTDAVAVARESAGAGFDAVRESYRDGWGSWLDGIEVPDSVAGDDGLSALYRTSAMTLRAAEDATFPGAGVASPCVPWGEVVPARDPSDVGYHYVWARDLYQSFTALEAMGKGEAAIAAAEYLFAVQQRSGGFVPQNTFLDGRTRWGNEQLDEVAFPLVLARRVTGEHGRGFDDLAFGYDDVAASADYVMRNGPGTGQERWEEESGLSPSTIAAEIAGLVSAADIAVDRGRTADALVWLATANGFRRGVREWCVTREGTDRHDPPYYFRVNGNRDPDDGTERSLANGGRTFDERNVIDAGFLELVRLGVLPADDEVIEGSVSVVDDAIRVETPEGPAFYRYTGDGYGEGENGAPFPVGTTTRGRLWPLLTGERGEYELAAGTGSGPVRPAALLSTLAGFANEGRLLPEQVWDSDDPTEYGWTIGEGTGSATPLSWSHAAFVRLANGIDAGRPVGTPAAVRDRYAAGPPAEPSLDVSLPDSTVDGAEVTIIGETDAPAVAVAVDGDAELVGIDDGAFETTVSLGSGRTTLVVAAGDPGGSAGETGVAGARTVVSVVE; via the coding sequence ATGCCGACACGTGACACGGACCGAGCCGGTGATCGCGGCGGGGACTGCCACGGCAAGGATGACGCCGAAGACTGCCACGGCAACGACGACGGCGGCCGGTACGAGCGCGACACCGGTCCGGCCCGTCGGCGGTTCCTTGCGGGGGCGGCCGCGGCCGGGGTGGCAGGACTCGCGGGTTGCGGAGGCTCCGGCGACGGAGACGCCGCCGCGGACGCCACCGAGTCGCCCGAGGGAACGACGACCGACACCGGCGTGGCGGGCACCGCGACCCCGCGGCCAGAGCCGGACCCGGTCGAACTCGCGCCGTTCTGGACGACCGGGGAGAAGGTCGGGGTGGGCACGGCGATCGGCGACGGATCCGGGGACGGGTCGGCCGGCACCGACGACGACGGCCGCGTCTGGTACACCCTGTCCCGCGGCGCGCTCACCGGGGTCCGGTTCCCGCGCGTCGACCTGCTGAACGTCCGCCGCCTCGACTTCCTCGTCGCCGACGGCGAGGGATACGCCGCCCGGACCGCCGAGTCGGACCGCCGAAGCGACGACGACATCGAACGAACGACGGTGCCGACCGCCGACGACGCGCTCTGTTATCGCCACGAGTTCGCATCGGACACGCGCGCGTGGACGCTCGAGGTCGAGTACGTCGCCGACCCCGAGCGCGACGCCGTGGTCGCGGACGTGTCGTTCGACGCCGCCGGAGAGGACCTCGCGCTGTACGCCGTCTGCCGGCCCGCCGTGACGACGGGAACCGCCGAGGATCACCACGCCCGGGGCACCGCCGGCGGCGACGCCGTGTTGTCGACAACCGACCCGAGCGACGGCGGTGTCGTCCGCGACAGCGACGGCGACGGATACGACGTGTCGCTCGCGGTCGCCGCGGATCCGGGATTCGAGTGGGCAACCGCGACGCCCGTCGGCGAGCCCGCGACCGCGCGGCTGTTGGAACGCGGGATCGAGGCCGCTCGGTCCCGCGAGGCCGCGGGCAACGCGGCGCTTGTCGGTCGCCTGGCGACCGGGTCGACCGAGGCGACGCTCGCGCTCGGGTTCGCTAAGGGAGGCGAACCGACCGACGCCGTCGCGGTCGCGAGAGAGTCCGCCGGCGCCGGCTTCGACGCCGTGCGCGAGTCGTACCGCGACGGGTGGGGCTCCTGGCTCGACGGCATCGAGGTGCCCGACAGCGTCGCCGGCGACGACGGGCTGTCGGCGCTGTATCGAACGAGCGCGATGACGCTTCGGGCCGCCGAGGACGCGACGTTCCCCGGCGCCGGCGTCGCGAGTCCCTGCGTCCCCTGGGGGGAGGTCGTTCCCGCGAGGGACCCGTCCGATGTCGGATATCACTACGTGTGGGCGCGCGACCTTTACCAGTCGTTCACCGCGCTGGAGGCGATGGGGAAGGGGGAGGCGGCGATCGCTGCCGCGGAATACCTCTTCGCCGTCCAACAGCGCAGCGGCGGGTTCGTCCCACAGAACACCTTTCTCGACGGACGAACGCGCTGGGGGAACGAACAGCTCGACGAGGTCGCCTTCCCACTGGTGCTGGCGCGACGCGTCACCGGCGAACACGGCCGCGGGTTCGACGACCTCGCGTTCGGCTACGACGACGTTGCCGCCTCCGCCGACTACGTCATGCGAAACGGGCCGGGGACCGGACAGGAGCGGTGGGAGGAGGAAAGCGGCCTCTCCCCCTCGACCATCGCCGCCGAGATCGCCGGGCTCGTTTCGGCCGCCGACATCGCGGTCGACCGAGGCAGAACAGCGGACGCGCTGGTGTGGCTCGCGACCGCCAACGGCTTCCGACGGGGCGTCCGGGAGTGGTGTGTCACCCGGGAGGGAACCGATCGGCACGACCCGCCGTACTACTTCCGCGTCAACGGGAACCGGGACCCCGACGACGGCACCGAGCGCTCGCTGGCGAACGGCGGCCGGACGTTCGACGAGCGGAACGTGATCGACGCCGGCTTCCTCGAACTCGTCAGGCTGGGGGTGCTCCCGGCGGACGACGAGGTGATCGAGGGGTCCGTGTCGGTCGTCGACGATGCGATCCGCGTCGAGACCCCCGAGGGACCCGCGTTCTACCGGTACACCGGAGACGGCTACGGCGAGGGCGAGAACGGCGCGCCGTTCCCGGTCGGAACGACAACCCGCGGCCGGCTGTGGCCGTTGCTGACGGGGGAGCGCGGCGAGTACGAACTCGCCGCCGGGACCGGTTCGGGACCGGTTCGGCCGGCGGCCCTCCTGTCGACGCTCGCCGGGTTCGCCAACGAGGGGCGACTGCTCCCCGAACAGGTGTGGGACAGCGACGACCCGACCGAGTACGGCTGGACCATCGGCGAGGGGACGGGGAGCGCGACGCCGCTGTCGTGGAGTCACGCCGCGTTCGTCCGGCTCGCGAACGGCATCGACGCCGGGCGACCCGTCGGGACCCCCGCGGCGGTTCGCGACAGGTACGCTGCCGGTCCGCCGGCGGAACCGTCGCTCGACGTGTCGCTTCCCGACAGCACCGTCGACGGCGCCGAAGTGACGATCATCGGCGAGACCGACGCCCCCGCCGTCGCAGTCGCCGTCGACGGCGACGCCGAACTCGTCGGCATCGACGACGGAGCGTTCGAGACGACCGTGTCGCTCGGTTCCGGCCGAACCACCCTCGTCGTCGCCGCCGGGGATCCGGGCGGCTCCGCTGGCGAAACGGGCGTCGCGGGTGCTCGGACCGTCGTGTCGGTCGTCGAGTGA
- a CDS encoding ABC transporter ATP-binding protein: MATVRLENLRKTFDSGRLVAVDDLSLSVDDGEFLTVVGPSGCGKSTTLRMIAGLERPTSGSVVIGDEDVTDRHARKRDVAMVFQNYALYPHKTVMGNMEFGLRMSTDLSKEERRERVRETAEMMDIEELLEDKPSELSGGQKQRVALGRAIVREPDVFLFDEPLSNLDAKLRTTMRTEIQRLQDELDITAIYVTHDQEEAMTMGDKIAILDDGELQQTGRPTDVYDDPANEFVGGFVGSPSMNVLDAVVDNDGDGVTIRGTTADFAYDLSPEYPDVFEGVEEVRMGIRPEDVYVAGEGASGIATTVDVVEPIGSDNYLYLDLGPEFIARVDSGITPTAGEGIGITFDELDVHVFDPRTGESLTHGVNAADSAARAVAEAEPTAD, encoded by the coding sequence ATGGCTACCGTCCGATTGGAGAACCTGCGGAAGACCTTCGACAGCGGTCGGCTCGTAGCGGTCGACGATCTCTCGCTGTCGGTCGACGATGGGGAGTTCCTCACGGTCGTCGGACCGTCGGGATGCGGGAAGTCGACGACGCTTCGTATGATCGCGGGACTGGAGCGTCCCACCAGCGGGAGCGTCGTCATCGGCGACGAGGATGTGACCGACCGGCATGCCCGCAAGCGCGACGTGGCGATGGTGTTCCAGAACTACGCGCTGTACCCCCACAAGACGGTCATGGGGAACATGGAGTTCGGGCTCCGCATGAGCACGGACCTCTCGAAGGAGGAGCGACGCGAGCGTGTCCGGGAGACGGCCGAGATGATGGACATCGAGGAGTTGTTGGAGGACAAACCGAGCGAGCTCTCCGGGGGACAGAAACAGCGTGTCGCGCTCGGGCGGGCCATCGTCCGCGAGCCCGACGTGTTCCTGTTCGACGAGCCGCTGTCGAACCTGGACGCGAAGCTGCGCACCACGATGCGTACCGAGATCCAACGGTTACAGGACGAACTGGACATCACGGCGATCTACGTCACCCACGACCAGGAGGAGGCGATGACGATGGGCGACAAGATCGCGATCCTCGACGACGGCGAACTCCAGCAGACCGGCCGCCCGACCGACGTGTACGACGACCCGGCGAACGAGTTCGTGGGAGGCTTCGTCGGGTCGCCGTCGATGAACGTGCTCGACGCGGTCGTCGACAACGACGGCGACGGCGTCACCATCCGCGGGACGACCGCGGACTTCGCGTACGACCTCTCCCCGGAGTACCCGGACGTCTTCGAGGGCGTCGAGGAGGTTCGGATGGGGATCCGGCCGGAGGACGTTTACGTCGCCGGCGAGGGCGCCTCCGGCATCGCGACGACCGTCGACGTGGTCGAACCGATCGGCTCCGACAACTACCTGTATCTCGATCTGGGACCGGAGTTCATCGCCCGCGTCGACAGCGGGATCACCCCCACCGCGGGCGAGGGGATCGGTATCACGTTCGACGAACTGGACGTCCACGTCTTCGACCCGCGGACCGGGGAATCGCTCACCCACGGCGTGAACGCCGCGGACTCGGCCGCGCGCGCCGTCGCCGAAGCCGAACCGACGGCGGACTGA
- a CDS encoding lactate utilization protein gives MSQQKSDYAADTDIDATLDDTPDEETVDETVRQLRSNGFEVVVVDSADKALETLQSHIPAGASVMNGHSTTLEEVGFAEYLSEGDHEWESLADEIWGIDDDERRQDARRESQTADYFLGSVNAIAESGELVAADRSGSRIGAYPFAAGNVVIVSGINKIVPTLGDALDRLESVAYPLENERAKEAYGVESAIAKQLIFRQELEEGRTTVVLVREQLGY, from the coding sequence ATGTCTCAGCAGAAATCAGACTACGCGGCGGACACCGACATCGACGCGACGCTCGACGACACCCCCGACGAGGAGACGGTCGACGAAACCGTCCGACAGCTTCGATCCAACGGGTTCGAGGTGGTCGTGGTCGACTCCGCCGACAAGGCCCTCGAAACGCTGCAGTCGCACATTCCAGCGGGCGCGTCCGTGATGAACGGCCACTCGACGACGCTCGAGGAGGTCGGGTTCGCCGAGTACCTCTCGGAGGGCGACCACGAGTGGGAGAGCCTCGCCGACGAGATCTGGGGGATCGACGACGACGAACGGCGGCAGGACGCCCGTCGGGAGTCGCAGACGGCCGACTACTTCCTCGGCAGCGTCAACGCGATCGCCGAATCCGGCGAGCTCGTCGCGGCGGACCGCTCGGGGAGCCGGATCGGCGCGTACCCCTTCGCCGCCGGCAACGTCGTCATCGTCAGCGGGATCAACAAGATCGTCCCGACGCTCGGGGACGCGCTCGACCGGCTGGAGTCGGTCGCGTACCCCCTGGAGAACGAGCGCGCGAAGGAGGCCTACGGCGTCGAGTCCGCGATCGCGAAACAGCTCATCTTCCGGCAGGAACTCGAGGAGGGCCGCACGACGGTCGTGCTCGTCCGCGAGCAGCTGGGGTACTGA
- a CDS encoding response regulator — protein MTGSVRLLYVDDDSAFADLTATFLRRVSELLDVTTVTDADEGIDLLRESDFDCVVSDYDMPGTDGIEFLRAVRREHPDLPFVLFTGKGSETIASEAISNEASDYLQKRPGTERYELLANRAITLAEKYRAERRAERRRERRRRQRAVLGDLATDETIIGGDFDAAVERITEIAADVLNVARVNVWIRHDDDRLVCVDNYDPDRDEHSRGAEITREAYPAYFDALEQHRLIDADEPAADPRTFDFAEGYLDDHDVAALLDATLRSQGEVIGVLCHESADEAREWADDEIQFAGNLADQIHRAHRNRERRRDREEIEYQRSLLAANHEAVPYGILVVDPDGEVISHNSRFLDIWGIDDSVVEAGDAAAVLRRTRAETETTDGEWNPADQFRAGSDTTTRARIETNDGRTIDCFTAPVVGSDGTRFGRLSTYRTLQEDRVQPEPDD, from the coding sequence ATGACCGGGTCGGTTCGACTGTTGTACGTGGACGACGACTCGGCGTTCGCGGACCTCACGGCGACGTTTCTTCGACGTGTGAGCGAACTCCTCGACGTAACCACCGTGACGGACGCGGACGAGGGCATCGACCTGCTCCGTGAGTCCGACTTCGACTGTGTCGTCTCCGACTACGACATGCCGGGGACGGACGGGATCGAGTTCCTCCGGGCGGTCCGCAGGGAACACCCGGACCTCCCGTTCGTCCTGTTCACCGGGAAGGGAAGCGAGACGATCGCGAGCGAGGCGATCTCGAACGAGGCAAGCGACTACCTCCAGAAGCGGCCCGGAACCGAACGCTACGAGCTGCTCGCCAACCGGGCGATCACCCTCGCGGAGAAGTACCGTGCGGAGCGGCGCGCCGAGCGCCGTCGCGAACGGAGACGCCGACAGCGTGCGGTCCTCGGCGACCTCGCCACCGACGAGACGATCATCGGCGGGGACTTCGACGCCGCTGTCGAGCGTATCACCGAGATCGCCGCCGACGTGCTCAACGTTGCCCGGGTGAACGTGTGGATCCGCCACGATGACGACCGGCTCGTCTGCGTCGACAACTACGACCCCGACCGCGACGAACACTCGCGGGGGGCCGAGATCACGCGGGAGGCGTATCCGGCGTACTTCGACGCGCTCGAACAGCACCGGCTGATCGACGCCGACGAGCCGGCGGCGGACCCGCGGACGTTCGACTTCGCCGAGGGCTACCTCGACGACCACGACGTCGCCGCGCTGCTCGATGCGACGCTCAGATCACAGGGGGAGGTGATCGGGGTACTGTGTCACGAATCGGCCGACGAGGCCCGTGAGTGGGCTGACGACGAGATCCAGTTCGCGGGCAACCTCGCCGACCAGATCCACCGGGCGCACCGCAACCGGGAACGGCGTCGCGACCGCGAGGAGATCGAGTACCAACGTTCGTTGCTCGCGGCGAACCACGAGGCCGTCCCGTACGGGATCCTCGTGGTCGACCCTGACGGGGAGGTGATCTCCCACAACAGCCGCTTCCTCGACATCTGGGGGATCGACGACTCGGTCGTCGAGGCCGGCGACGCCGCCGCGGTACTGCGGCGGACACGCGCAGAAACCGAGACCACGGACGGCGAGTGGAACCCCGCGGACCAGTTCCGCGCCGGGTCAGACACGACCACACGCGCCCGGATCGAGACGAACGACGGCCGAACGATCGACTGCTTCACCGCGCCGGTCGTCGGCTCCGACGGGACTCGGTTCGGGCGGTTGTCGACGTACCGGACGCTTCAGGAGGACCGCGTGCAACCCGAGCCCGACGACTGA
- a CDS encoding alpha-amylase family glycosyl hydrolase produces MTDRTNADARERDRPIADPDDPTHHPGPPRATSVGESIELAPRNLDAVVDVGPDGAATGTDGRGRFTWRVVDAPEDSDVSLGDGAVVHFTPDSPGTYRVELTAPDAVHEQTVRAYPDERADATLRVAKGDFDAPTARVTPDRVSVAGPFNDWTVAGIRPYDDGEFLALDVRLPPGEHIYSFALDDRLADGVMGEHVVPGPGRPRLHLDAMVENDAADGPAVVVSADAKAAPAGLDPESTPAGEEPAVEWLFDGRDDLSADHEAVAIDGDTLRVDRSALPGDGVARVHAVPVADRYGVMDTVELSGANSPSDGADTGTVTRPNDPPAWAESPTIYEVFVRSFAGETPDTTFREIERRVPYIDSLHADVLWLTPVLQSPTTHGYHITDFSRTADDLGTREEFESLVETCHDHGIRVVFDLVINHTSRDHPAFQLHSAGVDAFADHYPRRPAAENPSDVEWAGEGTPSFRFNWVRIPDVNYDSPTVRTWMLSVIDEWADVVDGFRCDVAWGVPHGFWKEAAERLRRRDPEFLLLDETIPRDPFMHEAEFHMHYDTTLYEALRGVGSGDLDADAVLDAVDASAVQGFPRSAVQMRYVENHDEDRYRAECGTDALRAAAAATFTLPGAPMVYYGQERGMTDYRGEMAWHDGDTELTDYHRRLSAARREHDALREGIVTRLDYEVRAGDGSGGPGSGGGLGIVGGDDAGGGGAAGADAVTAYARESDGERLAVVLNFGADPVTVDLAGSVDPTDLLGGDDVGVAADHGSSVGVDPGDPGNKRDTDEADTDGTHAVRVDDAVVCRLR; encoded by the coding sequence ATGACCGACCGCACGAACGCCGACGCACGGGAGCGTGACCGGCCGATCGCGGACCCCGACGACCCGACGCACCACCCCGGACCGCCGCGCGCGACCAGCGTGGGCGAGTCGATCGAACTCGCCCCCCGGAACCTCGACGCCGTCGTCGACGTGGGTCCCGACGGCGCGGCGACCGGAACCGACGGCCGCGGCCGCTTCACGTGGCGCGTCGTCGACGCACCCGAGGACAGCGACGTATCGTTGGGCGACGGCGCCGTCGTCCACTTCACCCCCGACTCCCCCGGCACGTACCGCGTCGAGTTGACCGCTCCCGACGCGGTTCACGAACAGACGGTTCGGGCGTACCCCGACGAGCGCGCCGACGCGACGCTGCGCGTCGCGAAGGGGGACTTCGACGCGCCGACGGCGCGGGTGACTCCCGACCGGGTCTCCGTGGCCGGGCCGTTCAACGACTGGACCGTCGCCGGGATCCGACCGTACGACGACGGCGAGTTCCTGGCTCTAGATGTGCGTCTCCCGCCAGGCGAGCACATCTACTCGTTCGCGCTCGATGACCGCCTCGCCGACGGCGTAATGGGCGAACACGTCGTCCCCGGGCCCGGCCGCCCTCGACTCCACCTCGACGCGATGGTCGAGAACGACGCGGCCGACGGGCCCGCGGTCGTCGTCTCGGCGGACGCGAAGGCGGCGCCCGCGGGGCTGGACCCCGAGTCGACGCCGGCGGGCGAGGAACCGGCCGTCGAGTGGCTGTTCGACGGCCGCGACGACCTCTCGGCCGACCACGAGGCGGTCGCGATCGACGGCGACACGCTTCGCGTCGACCGGTCGGCCCTCCCCGGCGACGGCGTGGCACGCGTCCATGCCGTCCCCGTGGCGGACCGGTACGGCGTGATGGACACCGTCGAACTCTCCGGGGCGAACTCCCCATCCGACGGGGCCGACACGGGAACCGTTACCCGCCCGAACGACCCACCCGCGTGGGCGGAGTCGCCGACGATCTACGAGGTGTTCGTCCGGTCGTTCGCCGGCGAGACGCCCGACACGACGTTCCGGGAGATCGAGCGACGCGTGCCGTACATCGACTCGCTGCACGCCGACGTGTTGTGGCTCACGCCGGTGCTTCAGAGCCCGACGACCCACGGTTACCACATCACCGACTTTTCGCGCACGGCCGACGACCTCGGCACGCGCGAGGAGTTCGAGTCGCTGGTGGAGACGTGCCACGACCACGGCATCCGGGTCGTGTTCGACCTGGTGATCAATCACACCTCGAGGGACCACCCGGCGTTCCAGCTTCATTCGGCGGGCGTCGACGCGTTCGCGGACCACTATCCCCGACGACCGGCCGCGGAGAACCCCTCTGACGTCGAGTGGGCGGGCGAGGGAACCCCGTCGTTCCGGTTCAACTGGGTGCGCATCCCCGACGTGAACTACGACTCGCCGACCGTGCGCACGTGGATGCTATCGGTGATCGACGAGTGGGCCGACGTTGTCGACGGCTTCCGCTGTGACGTGGCTTGGGGCGTGCCGCACGGCTTCTGGAAGGAGGCCGCCGAGCGACTCCGCCGACGCGACCCCGAGTTCCTCCTGCTCGACGAGACGATCCCCCGCGACCCGTTCATGCACGAGGCGGAGTTCCACATGCACTACGACACGACGCTCTACGAGGCGCTCCGGGGCGTCGGTTCGGGTGACCTCGACGCGGACGCCGTGCTCGACGCCGTCGACGCCTCGGCCGTGCAGGGGTTCCCGCGCTCGGCGGTGCAGATGCGCTACGTCGAGAACCACGACGAGGACCGCTACCGCGCCGAGTGCGGGACCGACGCGCTGCGGGCGGCCGCCGCGGCGACGTTCACGCTCCCCGGCGCGCCGATGGTGTACTACGGTCAGGAGCGGGGCATGACCGACTACCGCGGGGAGATGGCGTGGCACGACGGCGACACCGAACTCACCGACTACCACCGGCGGCTGTCGGCCGCCCGCCGCGAGCACGACGCGCTCCGCGAGGGGATCGTGACCCGGCTCGACTACGAGGTTCGCGCCGGCGACGGCTCCGGGGGTCCGGGCAGCGGCGGCGGGCTCGGGATCGTCGGCGGGGACGACGCCGGCGGGGGCGGAGCCGCCGGCGCGGACGCGGTTACGGCGTACGCCCGAGAATCGGATGGCGAACGGCTGGCGGTCGTGCTCAACTTCGGCGCCGATCCCGTAACCGTCGACCTCGCGGGGTCGGTCGACCCGACCGACCTGCTCGGCGGCGACGACGTGGGTGTCGCCGCCGACCACGGTTCCTCCGTCGGCGTCGACCCGGGGGACCCAGGTAACAAACGCGACACGGACGAGGCCGACACCGACGGGACGCACGCCGTCCGCGTCGACGACGCGGTCGTCTGCCGGCTCCGTTGA